The genomic stretch ATTTCACGCAATAGACggatgttttattttttttagtttcgTTTTTTAGTTTTCCGTTTTGTTTAGTGCTTGTCACCTTTTATATGGCCTTTGTTGCCCCCTTGTTTCGATATGATATGTTGTGTTCAAGGCGTAGCAaccacacacaccacacaagTCCCCCCACAAGCAACATAACCCCAACCCCCCTCACCAGCGGATCGGCTCCTGCGTACGCATCTCGTTTTCTAGTACAATTTTTGAATAGCTGCAGGCTttcaggcaggcaggaggctCTCTGCAAGCCTCAAtgatataaatttatataaatcgatatatatatatatgtatatgaaataGTCTACGATAATAGCATATTTAAAATCTAAATTGTATGTAAGCTCAAGATTGTAAATTCTATGTTGTATGTAATAAGTGTCGAGAAGAATGAGTCGTGAGTGGACTCTAAAAATTGTacgaaatatatatgtttaggccaaaagcaaatattttctCTGATTGTATCCATTTATCAGCCTGTCTTGTGCTTGGATTGTAAATACAAATGTGAGCTGTAGTCGCAAGTGGAACTCTGGATCTGTCAAACGTAATCTCTGATATTTTGTCTTCAattacaaatatacatatatcctagTGCAAGTTCTTGTCCGTTAACGCTACTCATAATGTTTTATGTTCAATGTTTATTTAGCTCTagattataatatatttatgtatgtacatggcCAAAAAGTAAtccaaaaaaatgaaagaatatttataaagaatttGTTGTCGATTATTTAATCTGTTCGCCGAGTAACTTTAGGTCCACTgtgagcagctgctgccacacatCCAAGTCCATTAGTCCGCGTAGGTCAGCGAAGCTGATAAGGATGGCGTTGCTGTCGGTTTTGATGAACTCCTTGCAGTCCTGGGTCGCGCAGACGGATCGAGCCTTCAAGTGCTTAGAGTAGCTGCGCGAAGACTGTTCTGCCTGGACCAGCAGGCGAATGCAGACGGACACATCCTGCAGCGGAGTGGACACCCATACGGCCAGCACGTCCTCCATGGCTGGTTTGCGGTGCCACAGCAGAGAGTGCTGGGTGCGACAGCCAAAGACCATAAGCACGCCGTGCTGCGAATACTGACGATACTCCGCCGGCAGATGATTGTTTCGGGCGCATTTCAACGGATTGAGGCCGGATCGACGGTACCCAAAGACCCCCAGAAGCGTGTTCACATCGTGCTCCAAGCTGCTGATATGGCAGCACAGGGAAACCTTCTGCTCCGGACTCACCTCCGCAAACGGAACACCCATCCCGAGCAGATGGTCCCTCAGATAATGGCCCAGCAGCCCGCTGGGGTCCAGTGAACAATGACAGGCATGGCACGGACAGTGAATCAGACGAGGACGTGACCAATTTGAGTTGTTTCTGATTGTCTCAAATAGCGACGACTTTCGAATGCTGGACTGTGATGTGGTTGACTTGTACTCGTATCGGTTCAGTCTCAGAAACCTATCCTCCGACGTCGAGGCCTCCGATATGGGCTGGTTAAAACTGGAGTAGGACTGGGTGTTCTGTATATGCTGATTTCCCCTCCGCCCCTGACGTTTCTTACTTTTGCTCTGTCTTGGATCATTGAAATCTTTTTTATTTGAAGTGGAGTGAAAGGTCGGAAGTAGGATTGACATGTTTGGATGGGCTGCAAGCTTAGCGGACAGAAACCTAATTCAACGGCATAATTTTGATGGAATATGGAAATGAGTTTGACTGACCTGACAACCTTCGCTATGCTATGGAACGGGAAGTGGTCTTCAACAAAAAACCTTGACAATTCAAATTTGTTAAATGTATTATATATTGGCCCAGCAACCTAAGCCGCCGGGCACTACGAAAAAATTCATTTTAGACTCATTAGAGTGCCCCTCTCCACGGAAATCTTTAGTAAAAGGCGAAAGATTTATTCGACAATTGAAGAGAAGCCAGAGTAACTTTTCATTGCCAAACCCGTCCAACATTAAACTAGCCTGTCCAGAACTGGTTGGGAATCATAAGAGCAACTCGCGCTACACCTAAAATGGGGTTGGATGTGCAGTGGTGTTGCGTGTATGTGACCATTGCTCGCTGAGCAATATGGTAAGGTCTTGTCGACAGGCTGGTTAGCTGtaatcaaagactatacaagactattgtatagtctttgctgTAATGCAAACATTTCTATTCTTCtatatttgcatacatatatatgtaaataaatgtgtaTAAGATAGAGAGTTTGTGAGGTGAAAGATTAcatcattcatttattttgtccGTGGAGTACGcctaattttgtttttacacGGTCGATTGGTTCCTGAATAAACCGTGTAAAACAAAACCGTTTAACAAATAGACATTGATCGTATGCAAAAATAGGTGATTGGTTCCTTATCTCTAAAGCCTAttcaaatacatatacatatatttcaaaaatgtAATCCCCTTAAATTGCTCTGACCAGTAAATTTGCTTGTATCTATGTACTAAGAACGAAAGAgaatcaaatatttacatatgctCATTTTTGATTTCGTATGGTTTCCAGCTGTTTGTGATATTTTGAACCatgatatatttatataataaaattgtgtaaaatatttaaaatttttgattttcaaaCCGTGTAAAAACAGAATTTGGGTACATAGATACGTGTGTAT from Drosophila pseudoobscura strain MV-25-SWS-2005 chromosome 4, UCI_Dpse_MV25, whole genome shotgun sequence encodes the following:
- the LOC4816351 gene encoding uncharacterized protein; this encodes MSILLPTFHSTSNKKDFNDPRQSKSKKRQGRRGNQHIQNTQSYSSFNQPISEASTSEDRFLRLNRYEYKSTTSQSSIRKSSLFETIRNNSNWSRPRLIHCPCHACHCSLDPSGLLGHYLRDHLLGMGVPFAEVSPEQKVSLCCHISSLEHDVNTLLGVFGYRRSGLNPLKCARNNHLPAEYRQYSQHGVLMVFGCRTQHSLLWHRKPAMEDVLAVWVSTPLQDVSVCIRLLVQAEQSSRSYSKHLKARSVCATQDCKEFIKTDSNAILISFADLRGLMDLDVWQQLLTVDLKLLGEQIK